The genomic interval CCGATCAAAAAGGGAAAAGGAGTATAGAAAAGAGGACTCACGAACGCGAGTCAGATTCTCTGAGAGCGTTTGAGCAGAGCGAATACctggaaaagaagaaagtCTTCAAAATCCTCGCGCGTGAAGCAGTCCACCTGCTGCGACTCATCTCGCGTCCCCCCGTCGggcttctcttcgctccctctGTAACTTCCGCCCTCGCGGCACGCACGCTTCCCTGCAAGAAAGTCACTCGCCGCAGAGTCGTGAGATCATGCGAGGGGGATTTGCAACTCTAAAAACCAGATTCGTTCTTCGCTTCCACGTGTCACGCACTTCCGGGTCTCCACACGCGCGACCTCGACTCTGTCTCCCCTGAACGTAGAATCTCCAGCGCGCATCTGTCTCCTATGCAGTCAGGTCAAAGCAAATCTCGTAGTCCATGCCCCCAAGGATATACATACATTTATACCGGCTTGAACATCCATctatacacatatatttttttgatatgcatacatatatatattgagaGAGAGTACGGAGAGTCGAGTGTTGTGAGAATGCAGACatccttctcgccttctgccgctgcgcactCCTTcccgcaggcaggcgcaggaCATCGGCGCCGCACACGTCTCGACTCTCCTttcggcttcctctcgcgtccAGGCGCTTTCTTGGAGCCTACCTGCGACAGCGAGTAGCAtctgcaggcctcgcgcgcctgagccagtcgccgcgaggcgcagaatCTCCACCTCTCGCGGAAGCAGGAAGCCCGccaagaggcgcgcgaggtgcgacgccgcgcccagcgacggcgccgagccgCACCGCAGCGGAGACTTTTCTAGAGAGTCCTGCGCTGCTACGACgcacgacgccgacgccgacgccgcagcaggatgcgcgccgccgccgttaCACCATTTCTCCTCTGCGATCGATTGCGAGCCCTCGCCGCCTTGGCGAAGGCCAACCTCTGCGAGGGCCTGCACGTAGAGCGACGCGGGCACTCGCGCCGCAACATCCACCTCTCCGATGAGCCCGGGAGACGATGAAAGACCGGAGCTCGAGGGatgccgccgccagccgcgcgaccCCACCGCGGTTGCAGCGAACGGAGAAGGAAACAGCACCAAAGTGGACGCGAAGCGGAAGCcctgcgaggcggaggcacacCAGATCAAGACTGGAGGATGCATAGGAGATGGCGTTATTCTTaggagagagacgggaaGCCCTTCACAAGGCGgcaagagaaaaagacaTTTCCGCATTTAAGCGCAAGATCGCGCATGTGTTTGGTGTACTTTTTCTTGGGTGCTTCCTGCGTCTTGTCGGCTtgcgcgtgcctctctgccGTGGAAGCATGAGGAAattcgccgtcgcgcgtccTCACCGGGTCAGTTTGGAgtcgctgcgcatgcagcgcgaggcactcgacgccgacgaccTGAACGAGAAGTCTCTGCGTTTCATCGGCGCGATGCGACACAGCGCCTCTGTTCCCAAGCTTCATATCGCGTCTGCCATCTTTGCGCTGGGCGGAGcctccttctttctctgtctcgtcgccgccgctacTCTCTCCACCTCCGCAGgtaggcgccgccgccctccacaCTTCTTGCCCGTTGCCGGCCTCTAAATCAGAAAAGTACACCTCGAGAGACGGCAGCTCGTGACGCACCTCCGCAACCAGATTGAGGGCTGCATCCGCGCGAGCCATGCCCCTCCCCTGTCTCCCCCCTTCCGGCACCAAGctcctctcgtcttcccccctccctcgcAGTCGGCCTCTCGCAATATCGCGCGTCAGCTCGCGCTCAGTCTCGGCgaaggcctgcagcgcaCTCGCCGTGCGATCAAGGAGCAGCGCCACGCTCGcccgcagaagcgcctcgccaTCAGCTACGCCAGAAGGCGTcccagccgctcgcgccgacgGACAGAAgggaagcagaaggagcaAAGAGGGTAGCACCAGCGCCGACGAAAGCAGCcaggcgagcgccagcgcaaCGGTGCCCTCGGGGTGCTGAAGCCgtgaggccgcagcggcagacgccgcgtgAGAGGGGTTCcccggcggctcgcggcctctcgacgcgcgcgcgtgcgaggcagctttcgcagcaggcgaggccaGCGCCCAGGCGTCCCCGCACACCCTGGGGAGAAGCAGGGAGAGAAGCAGGACGCTGACGCGTGCGGAAaacaggcgcagcgcgcgcatcTCAGCAGGACACACGCTTGCGGTGGGCTCCTGCtgtcgcagcgcgcgagacagcgcaGGCAGGAGACCTCCGACAACTTGCCGCAGAAGCGgctcctctccctgcgctCCAGGCCCGGCTGCCACggacggcagcggccgcgagcaTGCCACCAGCGCCAGGGAGGGATTCTGGAagagcgaaagagagagaagagacaccgCCGTGCACGCCTGCGTCCAGCGCCACGCAagccgcttcttcgcctcggggtcgttctcttcgctctgtggcgctggcgccgcgaccaccgccgcagtctccgcggcgcgtacggcgcggcggaaggcccaCTGtaaggcggcggcgagcacgaCGCCAGGGGGGAGaatctgcagaggcggcggctcgtcgcctgcgtcgcctcgcgcgctctcgaggccgcgcgccgcaccgccctcgtcgggcgcagcggagcTGAACTCGAAAATGCGCGGCAACGCGCACGCGAGgtcggctgcgggcgcgggcgtcgcgacCTCGCGAGCGGAGCCCGAGGCAacggccgcagaggacgcggcgccgagagccgcgaggcagcccTCCAGGATGTGCGCCTGAACAGCGGGGAAGGAAGTGATGATCTGAACgacggaaggcgaagcgcaaAGGAAACCGATTGAGTGGGAAGGCTAGCAGAACGCAGGTTCCCCTGACGCGGCATGAGGAGGCACGCACGCAGGAAGTCGCGAGGCAGCCATGGGAAGGAGACCCAGTGTATGAGTCGGCTGcacgctgctgtcgcgcgaGAGAATGCCGCAAATACGAGCTTTATGAAACAACCATCTAGCTCTCCCCGCCACACATTTCGGCTTAAAACGAAatgtctcctctccctcctctgaCAGCGCGCTCCTGCGGTGACATTCGCTGCTTGGCTTCGCAGATAGAAGCCATGCCCGCTGAGGCCCTTGCTAAGTCGgctttttttcctctttgTTAAGCTATTTTCACATTTTCCAGTTCCTCTTCACTCACACTTCTCAGCTGTAGCCACTTACCACGTCGAGGGCCTCCAGGagcagcgcatgcaacgccggcggcgcgccagcctggagcgcggcgaacgcgaggcAGTAGAAAGGCGGCGGCCCTGCGGCCTCAGCCCTCGAGGcgtcctgccgcgcgcgcgcctcgtaaGGCAAGAGATGCAGAGGCGTGGAGGGAAGCAGCAgtgcctgcagcgcgagcgacgacgactccgcggcgcgagcctgcgcgccgccgccgccccgctgcgccgccgccgagcctccgtcggcctcctcgacaacgagcgccagcagcagctgcagctggcgtGTGAACAGGCGAAACAGAGACGGGACAAGCGcggccagcggcgcggccgccgggcgTTGCGAGTGGGAGTCAAAGAAGAAAGCCAGAGAATTCCACACTTTCGCGACGTGCTGGCACAAGAGGTCGAGGAGTCCGCTCCGCAGCAACGCCGCCTGGTTCGCTCGAATGTCGGCTTCAGACcaccgcgcctgcgccttccctcgccgccccTTCTCGCACGACACGCGCGAAAGCTCTcgcttctgccgcgccgccagtgAACCGACACTCGAGGCGAATGCGCCgtgcgacgctgcggcgacggcgcccgacgcgggcgacggcccGAGCTTCTTACGGTAGGGGAAGAAGTTCCCGAAGACCGCCAGAACGAGGAAAAGAGCCTCGTCGAGCGGCGTGGAGGAGGTCTCGAGGCCCGGCGCGTTTTCGAAGGGGGGCGCTGGTTCaggcggtgtacgtacacccggCAGCTGCGTTTTCGCGGCTCCATTCgtgcgagcgccgccgcgctcgaggccgGCACACGGGGGGCTGCCTGGAAACGAGTTTTCTGTCGCGTTTTCCTCCGAGCGGAGGGCCTGCTGGCGGGTCAGACGACCCAGCTGCTTGACATGATCCTCCTTCGCCCGCAAAAGGAACTGAAGcaggagcgccagcggccgcagcaaaTTCGCCTCGCGAATGTGTTTACACACCGGCCCGCAGCTGGTCAAGCTGTACAGACACCGCAGGCTCGACCGCACGCGCGGTGCACTCAGCAGGAGTTGCGTCGTggccagcggcggaggctgcagcgcctcgactcCCCTGCTttcaggcgcggaggaggacgcggagccgAATGAGGTCTCCGTGATACCCAGAGGAAGGCCGAGCTCCGAAGCGAGCAGCGACAAAAGCGCCTCGATGGCGCCCTGAGAGACGCAcgaagggagaagaggcaaaGGAAGTTCGCGAGGCGGAATGCGCGCGTCTCCACATGCCGCTAGATTCAATAATCTACAAACAGCTTACTCCAAGTGTGAGATGTCCCTAAAACGAGAACTCAAGAAGAAGCCTTTGTGTGCCCGATAGCGACCAGACCGGCTGCCTGAAGAGGTAGACAGGTCGTGTGACACAGACAAGGATGCATACGCGTGGCAGCATGCCTCACGTGCACATACACCTGCCCGGCGCCAGCCGATGCCTGGCGCCGGAGGAGTTCGAACTGGGcgacgcgtctctctctctgtggcTTACTTGGAAGGTGGCGATCACCTTCATCTCTTGGCGTCTCCCGGTGATGAGTCTGAGcacctccagcgcctcttcgcgcacAAAGTCCGTGGCGCCTGCCCCCtcctgcagcgacgcggtGAGGCGCGTGATGCAGGCGGGGCGGTTGAGAAGTGCGTcttcgaggaggcggcagacggcggcgccgcgcgcctcaagCTCGGAAACATCCTTCGCGCATCGTTGAccctcgccgcggccacTGCCGCCTCTCCACGCGTCTCTCTTACTAGTcacgcggctggcggcgcggcgcaccgGAATCCAGGAAGACGTGGGCTGTTCGGAGGAGCTCTGCTGGCGGGTGGCGAGCTCCCACTGCCTCGCTTTCTCCGCCTGTTCGCCCTGCTcgcggagcgcctcgcggccgcggcgacacgcctcctccgcgaacCCGTAAAGCTTCTGCAAGACGAGAAGGACGTCATGCTGGATGTAGACCTCTGGAAGAAGGAGCAGCGAAACAATAAGGTCGCCGTATTCGGTGTGTTGCATGACGCCATCCATCAGCTGGAGATACACGCCCCCACCCCACGCGTCGGCAGCATCGGAGCGTTTCAATAAATCGTGGTTCCCTCGATTCGCGGAACTTCCGTCGTTCTGCGAACGCGAGGGCGTTCCTCGCCCGGGACCGTCGACGtcatcctcctcctcgccatcGCCatccccgtcgccgccctcctcgtctgaCGACGTCGCATCGAGGCCTTCCTcatcgccgcagcggcaagcATCCAAGAACTCCTTGAGCACTCCCGCTTGGGAGCCTCTCACGTGAGCGCCCTTCTcgttcgccgcctctggcCTCTGGGGTGTACATAAACCGCTCGCCCCTCTGGcagagtctccgcgccgcgtaACGCGGGtcaggggcggcggcgcattgacggcgaagaggaggtcGAGGATTTCCAAGGCGTCCTGAAGAATCGTGGAAACCGCAGCGGCATGCGCAAAGGAGCCCGTCTTCTCAGCGTACGCCTTCCCGAGATgcaagacgccgcagagaactCGAAGGCCCAACGGATGCGTGACGAGGGAGCTGCACAGGgtcgctgcggagggcgtggcgtcgtctgctgccttcgctggAGGGGGCCCCGAAGCGAGCCcgtcagcggcggccgccgaagcggaggcgatcttcttctgcgccgcctgcagcgcggacgccttctgctgtctgcagagaagcagcagctgctgcaagagctgctgcagcttttcgagggcctccgccggcagaggcgagacgagcgcgggggcggagcgcgcctgaggcgcagcagaagactTTCGCCGCCCACTCCACGACGAGCAGGGCTTggacgcgtctgcgtcgcgggcctctgcaacaggcgcggcgcgggcagcggcgtctccaTCCGCGCTCCTGCCTTTTGCAGCACCGTCCCCCGAGGCCcggggagaggcggagggcggacTCGGCGCAGACGTGGTGACCGCGTTCGCCGGTGAAGGGCGAGACGCGtcagaggcgagggcagcaggaggcagagaagtcGGAAGTCCTCCGCCCTCAAAGAACCGCGAGAGTGTCGCCTTCAGACGCGTCAAGAGCGTGTCTGCTTCCAAGGCGGCGTccagcagagacagccgaTCCTTGACTTTTCGCTTCAGAAAGGACGAGATGGCTGACATCTTCGCCGCACACGAAGAAGCTACGCATCCTCAGCAGAGGCTACGCAcgggacggcggcgccgccctccgcgtgcaTAGGTccgggagaggagggaaggGCGAAGGGCTCGATGGAGGGCGGACAGCGTAGAGAGACACAAGCCGATCGGCAGCGATGCTTCAGAGATCGCGCAGGGCAGCGAGCAGGGCGGCACAAGCCTtgcgagacgcgagagaagagagaagccgTGTacaggcgcgcggagatgGAATCTGACGTGACAGACAGTCGGGCTTCTTACAAGTGCATCTTGAGAGTGTGGAGAGCATAGCAGAGAAGCCTTTCGCGCGGGCGAAAgcggacgcgaggagagacagacagaaagGCGGATGTGTACGTCCCCGAAGACATCAAAACAGCTGCAGAAACGCTGCACCAGGAACCCTGACTTCCAAAGAGAGCAtgtgaggaggaagaagcgatCGGAgagtcgctgccggcggaggaaggccggcgcggctccgcgacgTCCAGGCGACCCGAAAGAGGGAGGTTGACGCAGGAGGAAacgcgcgaagcgacgagagagagaagacaagaGAACGATTTAGCCCAGAAGCGTAGCGTGTGAGGAGCGTACGGCGAAGTCGGAGGTCAAAAGGCGCACACAGGGTTCGGTAGCCGCAGAAATTGCGCGAGACAGGGAAGGGAGCTTTTCGGGCGTCCAGATGTGCATCGACGAGGAAGCAAGGCCCGCGGAAAAGCACGCGCGCCATCGGCGGGTTTTTGCTGTTTCTTTAGGCAGCGAAGTAGAGGCAAAAAGCGACGCAAAGTGGACGTACTAGCCGAAGGTGCAGGTGTCCTTTACGGTGGAGAAGAGGAGCCGAAAAGCGACAGCCGATGGCCATGATGTGGAGGGCATGCAGCCGATTCGGTTTTTTTCGACATGCGCAACGCTGCTCGAAAGGAGACGCTTTCGGTCTCGAGAGAGCCTCTCCGCGAGATCAAAACGTGTCCGACTTGGTGAATCCGTGAACTGCGGGCGAGGGAAGATGTTTCTATTTGCCAAGATTCCCGTGAAATCTGTTTCGCCACCCCCAAcccccttctcctcgccctgcagccttaggcgcctgcgcgagcgccggagTCGCGCAGCGTCGGCACGGCACCATAAAAAGAACAGCGAAAGACCCTCTCCGTGTTTTGAACAATCCTTCCCTCCACAGACCTGTGACATTTCGTGAATTTCCGACACTCCATCCCCGTCTGTTTTCTCAGTGTGCCTCTTCGGCAGTGCAGTGTGTCTCGTCCCCCTGCGCGTGGAGACTACCGTCGGGCGCAAGCTCCTCGCAGCGGCACTTGCGAATCCGCTGGCTTTGACGAGGATTAGGGCAATCCCGCAAAACGACATTGCTGAAACTCTGTGTCTCCTCGGGCTGGCAGCGTGTGACGGAGTCATTTGATGGCGCCgcctgaggcgagggcgcgcaagcgccggcgcagcgacgacgcccgcTGCGAACGGCCTGCTGAGGGAGGGGAGAgtcctgcggcgcggagccgtGAGCAGAGAGGCACCAAACCGCCAAAATGCGCGCGAACCGCGGCGACCGACGTCGCCACGTCTCTCCCCAAGACTCGTCGTCCTGCTGGCGGGGCTTGCCTGGAGGTCGCGACGGAtcgggcgcctcctcgcccccaGCGCGCATCGGCTCCTTCTAACTCGTGGcactctgcgtcttctgcctcttctcggTCCGATTCTCTGCACTcattttcttctctccgtcagccttctgcttcctcgcgtctcccccGCTCTTCTGCGACTCCTCATCCTTTTTCTCATCCTGTGTCGTCTTTTTCGGTGTCTTCTTCGAAGCCTGTGAGACGGaacgcggctcgcgcgcgtttcgtctcgcgccgcgccctgcggctccgcctgcTCGCTGGCGCCCTCCTGTACCGGCGCCTGACCCGCTGCGAGCGCCTCTCGGCATGCAGCCGCCCCAGACGGCAGCCTGAAGCgaacgcgccgtcgcctctctttgCCAACGTCCTCCACGCTTCCGCAGCGTGGGCCGCTGGTGCCTGGACTCGCGACGAATTCTCGAATCAAGGGCTGCAGAAGgtcgcgcggagaaggctcGACGCTGAAtgcagcggaggacgcaCGGAGAGTGCGCGCAAAGGAAAACTCGGCTCACGGCGCGTGACCCAGAGAGCCCTCGTAAAAGACGccggcagggagagagaaggaagaaccAGAGACACAAGGAGCGACATGTCCAACGGGGACAAGAAGGTGAAGCGAGACGCTCCGCGTCCAGCAGGAGGCGAAACCGGCCCGAGAGAGAGCTCAGCGCCTCTGAACCCGACGGCAGCAACCCGAAGCGCACTTGTGCGAGCTCAATGGCGCCGCGTCCAACGCCTGgccgagaagcagctgccaacaggcgagcgaagagaggcTACAGGTGGTAGTGAAGAAGTAGGAGGCAACGAGGACGTTGAAcccgaggcgagcgacgccggcgaaggcgccggtgAAGAAGGCACAGACACaggcggagaggggggggcagaggacagcgaagatggcgaagacgacgcggacgagggAGTTCGTGCGGAaggtgaggaggaagacgaggccgcgcgagaagacgcggacgaaCTCGAAaaaggcgacgaagaagacgaaaaggaTGAAGGGGACGCTGCGCGTGTCGTGGAACGTGGAGAGAGCGACTTGTGGACGGAGGGCGTGATTCCTCTCCACTGTCGTGCGCCGACGGCTGCGGCGTACAGGGCGCGGCTTGCTGActtggaggcgctgctgtcgcggcaAGGCGTGGCGCACGCTACCCTCGCTCTTTCGTGTCTCGTCTCTGAAGTTGGCTCCGTCTGGCGTGCGCAGGGGGGGGATCCGGGTGCCGAGTCCCTCGCGAATGGCCGtcaggcggaagaagcgaagaagactcggcgcgaggcgaagcagcgcggaAACGTGCAGGGGGTCTGGCACGCGGCCAgcgtggcgccggcgaacCCTCAGGAGGACGAGAAGGGGGGTTTGGATGCGCGTTTCAGCAGATACCGCGCCGAAATGCGGAGATTCTGGGTTGCGAAGGAGCAAGacgtcttccgcttcctgcGGCAGTGCTGCACTGTGCAGGGTTTGCATCGCGCCGCACCCGCCGCGTCCAGCCCGCGGGCATCccgtcgacgccgaggcgaggcga from Besnoitia besnoiti strain Bb-Ger1 chromosome XI, whole genome shotgun sequence carries:
- a CDS encoding hypothetical protein (encoded by transcript BESB_020820) → MSAISSFLKRKVKDRLSLLDAALEADTLLTRLKATLSRFFEGGGLPTSLPPAALASDASRPSPANAVTTSAPSPPSASPRASGDGAAKGRSADGDAAARAAPVAEARDADASKPCSSWSGRRKSSAAPQARSAPALVSPLPAEALEKLQQLLQQLLLLCRQQKASALQAAQKKIASASAAAADGLASGPPPAKAADDATPSAATLCSSLVTHPLGLRVLCGVLHLGKAYAEKTGSFAHAAAVSTILQDALEILDLLFAVNAPPPLTRVTRRGDSARGASGLCTPQRPEAANEKGAHVRGSQAGVLKEFLDACRCGDEEGLDATSSDEEGGDGDGDGEEEDDVDGPGRGTPSRSQNDGSSANRGNHDLLKRSDAADAWGGGVYLQLMDGVMQHTEYGDLIVSLLLLPEVYIQHDVLLVLQKLYGFAEEACRRGREALREQGEQAEKARQWELATRQQSSSEQPTSSWIPVRRAASRVTSKRDAWRGGSGRGEGQRCAKDVSELEARGAAVCRLLEDALLNRPACITRLTASLQEGAGATDFVREEALEVLRLITGRRQEMKVIATFQGAIEALLSLLASELGLPLGITETSFGSASSSAPESRGVEALQPPPLATTQLLLSAPRVRSSLRCLYSLTSCGPVCKHIREANLLRPLALLLQFLLRAKEDHVKQLGRLTRQQALRSEENATENSFPGSPPCAGLERGGARTNGAAKTQLPGVRTPPEPAPPFENAPGLETSSTPLDEALFLVLAVFGNFFPYRKKLGPSPASGAVAAASHGAFASSVGSLAARQKRELSRVSCEKGRRGKAQARWSEADIRANQAALLRSGLLDLLCQHVAKVWNSLAFFFDSHSQRPAAAPLAALVPSLFRLFTRQLQLLLALVVEEADGGSAAAQRGGGGAQARAAESSSLALQALLLPSTPLHLLPYEARARQDASRAEAAGPPPFYCLAFAALQAGAPPALHALLLEALDVIITSFPAVQAHILEGCLAALGAASSAAVASGSAREVATPAPAADLACALPRIFEFSSAAPDEGGAARGLESARGDAGDEPPPLQILPPGVVLAAALQWAFRRAVRAAETAAVVAAPAPQSEENDPEAKKRLAWRWTQACTAVSLLSLSLFQNPSLALVACSRPLPSVAAGPGAQGEEPLLRQVVGGLLPALSRALRQQEPTASVCPAEMRALRLFSARVSVLLLSLLLPRVCGDAWALASPAAKAASHARASRGREPPGNPSHAASAAAASRLQHPEGTVALALAWLLSSALVLPSLLLLLPFCPSARAAGTPSGVADGEALLRASVALLLDRTASALQAFAETERELTRDIARGRLRGRGEDERSLVPEGGRQGRGMARADAALNLVAEVRHELPSLEVYFSDLEAGNGQEVWRAAAPTCGGGESSGGDETEKEGGSAQRKDGRRDMKLGNRGAVSHRADETQRLLVQVVGVECLALHAQRLQTDPGFRFASTLVLFPSPFAATAVGSRGWRRHPSSSGLSSSPGLIGEVDVAARVPASLYVQALAEVGLRQGGEGSQSIAEEKWCNGGGAHPAAASASASCVVAAQDSLEKSPLRCGSAPSLGAASHLARLLAGFLLPREVEILRLAATGSGARGLQMLLAVAGKRACREGGSYRGSEEKPDGGTRDESQQVDCFTREDFEDFLLFQEDSIAELRRENARLAARTARLQEALDPDREALLAQLQRETSLLQREFERLLMQKSALGEQLAGERRLAAAQLADTQKQLEAVVLAFSQLEEELQTRESELQTLRAELHAAKSANDWRRGGRAAEGEGEDEADKALMDRLSREAALAARRGEQLRDLQEKHNELLALLDLLVHRVPECLQFVCSLSDLPCRYSRELQALASQVETASRSACLDSAAPRASLAGAASSLGSKADGLRPAEETRQQGERATSRGLSPDSAACAASLCSRSPFPLLPEEAGSDGALGVENDARRVRWTSDEAFSPSRGGATASGFDESDLCHGDAGAASPFEGAEDVAEAVREDSSYSRLSCQSGASSSSFPPSHRHGAFSESTPQETSPRDTPTQIPTASLSSSSPSPSSPSAFAQAAFSPPAACAFPLSQPAATARERRQSGGSVASLALVGRVLSSQQRSAEGPACERTLSLSAGSGASTAAAAAPAEPRVESASSHEAAERVREEEDRLRALAGAPHAEGDSLVAGDAAQTQAAGASLSGPEASLEDGDARVQGSGAWRPGEASLPVAYPQDGGGERGEADGHPGAWNPRQARELGTAVEDATGALAKPQRRHEAEAQLAQTAAESRGPEGAAESGVSQEPAGRLGFRGRLSRFFWSSSRAGQEDSEVRAAPSAVPDPREKLGTAAAGAQGSQDAFTEFSSRTEQEDRVGRDLLMGGDPGRPAHFGYCGPLGESPSPSGVAFQAGSEEGRGDHSERRDLSERPADALEWEVETSQALSRAGVQAPALSSLPLTAGEASVSTAREAASALLAGTPQPVEGGRASQVEPGSAAAGPTGGAEREREELREAGGPPVEEVQQGVASEGAVGQEGDAEPQAAAGVMMSFEEYVAMLQAVDESQLTLQQLEEWRAYRAQCEAFFAYQRQYAQWQER
- a CDS encoding hypothetical protein (encoded by transcript BESB_020830), which translates into the protein MAPPEARARKRRRSDDARCERPAEGGESPAARSREQRGTKPPKCARTAATDVATSLPKTRRPAGGACLEVATDRAPPRPQRASAPSNSWHSASSASSRSDSLHSFSSLRQPSASSRLPRSSATPHPFSHPVSSFSVSSSKPVRRNAARARFVSRRALRLRLLAGALLYRRLTRCERLSACSRPRRQPEANAPSPLFANVLHASAAWAAGAWTRDEFSNQGLQKVARRRLDAECSGGRTESARKGKLGSRRVTQRALVKDAGREREGRTRDTRSDMSNGDKKVKRDAPRPAGGETGPRESSAPLNPTAATRSALVRAQWRRVQRLAEKQLPTGERREATGGSEEVGGNEDVEPEASDAGEGAGEEGTDTGGEGGAEDSEDGEDDADEGVRAEGEEEDEAAREDADELEKGDEEDEKDEGDAARVVERGESDLWTEGVIPLHCRAPTAAAYRARLADLEALLSRQGVAHATLALSCLVSEVGSVWRAQGGDPGAESLANGRQAEEAKKTRREAKQRGNVQGVWHAASVAPANPQEDEKGGLDARFSRYRAEMRRFWVAKEQDVFRFLRQCCTVQGLHRAAPAASSPRASRRRRGEASRASDDDDDDEDASEIVAEQGDKKNARAVPSLDSHRTTGALKQATPVSAKLTDGRQCAFYQALLRTNLHVAAQAADVSEAAVCAALLLRQVQRAAPLGPREVRETASSVVAAPGGRAARRRPEGDGAAAREADWRGGAEEGRKRFVLLQAACSRLSIVCVRAATQPLVGAAAHAPSASQFGSLSSIGTNATILECLRAVQVLCEQLAGVDAEEESRRSRTPRGGLAAPDRGAGGEEVSLGAALDAWEACGGNALTHSATAARPREARLRFVAVVRLVKDVCRELRLGNVARVLKVVARLKRLVKSVVVRGCAAQRRGGSETPACGSYDSDQRRAESAGDAADRARGSRTSPPSGASWTAVPAEVCRGPSIELLLTVLCLLEVFVNDLRAAGAEVFFRAASRHSGLEKKGSRLQDMLRSLPVGPAGAGMAVDRAKVPSGPRKKAATSSSSSTDASSTSLCAAVCSPLAEAREFTPTLPLSIQRILQTGSWLSESTADLQAAAQMSSVEPLAAVPGGAARANRTEPKRVPSSLSQLLPLDAIVTSQTSLRKTKSAGVS